Part of the Chloroflexota bacterium genome, CGGTCGGCCTGCGCCCCAAGGTGATGGAGAAGATCGAACGCGCCCATATCCAGCTCGATCCGGAGATCTTCGGCGTGGATCCACGATACGTCAGGCGGTAGGCGGATGAAGATCGTCAACACGACGCGAGGGATCACGCTGGCCACCCACGCCCGGGTGGCCGACAATTTCTGGACGCGCGGCCGCGGGCTGATCGGCACGCGGCCGCTTCAGCCGGGCGAGGCGCTCATCATCCGGCCGTGTAAGGGGATCCATACCTGGTTCATGTCCTATCCCATCGACGTCATCTACGTGGACGGACAGGATCAGGTGCTGGACCTCGATCCGGCGGTTCCCCCCTGGCGCCTGGGGCGGCCACGTCGCCGGGCCCGCTACGTGATCGAGCTCCCGGCCAGCA contains:
- a CDS encoding DUF192 domain-containing protein, yielding MKIVNTTRGITLATHARVADNFWTRGRGLIGTRPLQPGEALIIRPCKGIHTWFMSYPIDVIYVDGQDQVLDLDPAVPPWRLGRPRRRARYVIELPASTIQRTGTQVGDQLEIVDEAEAQG